In a genomic window of Urocitellus parryii isolate mUroPar1 chromosome 11, mUroPar1.hap1, whole genome shotgun sequence:
- the Fbxo2 gene encoding F-box only protein 2, translated as MDGDGDPESVGQPEEQPEEACVEAEEEQPGEEEASGEEEAAAYLAELPEPLLLRVLAALPAAELVQACRLVCLRWKELVDGAPLWLLKCQQEGLVPEGGSDDERDHWQQFYFLSKRRRNLLRNPCGEEDLEGWCDVEHGGDGWRVEELPGDSGVEFSHDESVKKYFASSFEWCRKAQVIDLQAEGYWEELLDTTQPAIVVKDWYSGRTDAGCLYELTVRLLSEHEDVLAEFNSGQVAVPPDSEDGWMEISHTFTDYGPGVRYVRFEHGGQDSVYWKGWFGARVTNSSVWVEP; from the exons ATGGACGGAGACGGAGACCCAG AGAGCGTGGGCCAGCCGGAGGAGCAGCCGGAGGAGGCGTGTGTGGAGGCCGAGGAGGAGCAGCCCGGGGAGGAAGAGGCATCAGGcgaggaggaggcggcggcgtACCTGGCGGAGCTGCCCGAGCCGCTGCTCCTGCGCGTGCTGGCCGCTCTGCCGGCCGCCGAGCTGGTGCAGGCCTGCCGCCTGGTGTGCCTGCGCTGGAAGGAGCTGGTGGACGGCGCCCCCCTGTGGCTGCTCAAGTGCCAGCAGGAGGGGCTGGTGCCCGAGGGTGGCAGCGACGACGAGCGAGACCACTGGCAGCAGTTCTATTTTCTGAGCAAGCGGCGGCGCAACCTGCTGCGCAACCCGTGCGGGGAAG AAGACTTGGAGGGCTGGTGCGACGTGGAGCATGGCGGGGACGGCTGGCGGGTGGAGGAGCTGCCTGGAGACAGTGGGGTGGAATTCAGCCACGATGAGAGCGTCAAGAAGTACTTCGCCTCCTCCTTTGA GTGGTGCCGCAAAGCACAAGTCATTGACCTGCAAGCTGAGGGCTACTGGGAGGAGCTGCTGGACACCACCCAGCCGGCCATCGTGGTGAAGGACTG GTACTCGGGCCGCACGGACGCGGGCTGCTTGTACGAGCTCACGGTGAGGCTGCTGTCGGAGCACGAGGACGTGCTGGCGGAGTTCAACAGCGGCCAGGTGGCGGTTCCCCCGGACAGTGAGGACGGCTGGATGGAG ATCTCCCACACCTTCACCGACTACGGACCAGGAGTCCGCTACGTCCGCTTCGAACACGGGGGACAGGACTCCGTCTATTGGAAGGGCTGGTTCGGGGCGCGAGTGACCAACAGCAGCGTGTGGGTGGAGCCCTGA